The Prosthecodimorpha staleyi region GCTTTGGAATTCGTACAGGACGCCCCGCGCCCGATCGGCCGGTCGGCGCGGGTGACGGAAGGCGTGTCGATCGACGGCGTCGTGATCGAGCGGCTGGAGCCGAATGCGGACGGCCGCGGCCGGCTGATCGAACTGATCACCACCCGCGACGGGCTGGCCGAACCGATCGTGCACGTCTATCAGGTCGTTGCCGAAGCGGGCAGCCGGCGCGGCTGGGTCTATCACAAATGGCAGTTCGACCGGCTCGCCTTCACGCTTGGCCGCTTCGAGATCCATCTGGTCGATATCCGCGACGGCTCGCCGACCCGTGGTGCGCGCATGGTGATCGAGGCCGGCGAGGCCAATCCGATCCGCCTGCGCATTCCGCCCCATGTCGCCCATGCGGTCATCAACACGGGGCCGACGACCTGCTTCATCAACATGCCGACCCAAGTCTACGACCCCGACAACCCGGACAAGTTCCGCTATTCGGGCGATCTGGACGATCTCGCCACCGTCCCGGCGGCCTGAGGCCGATCACGGACCCGGGGCGGTCGCGGCTTGCCTCGGCCGGTTGCCCGGTGCCGCCGTCAGGGCGACGACGGTGGCGCTCATTCGGCAACGGCCTCTTGCCAAGCGGGCTGTGTAAAGCTATTCGAAATCGATCCGGCGCAGACTGCGTGCGGGACGCCGGCATGCTGTCGGCACTGGGACCAGAACCGAACGACCGCGTGATGACCATCGCGACCGCCACGACACCGCACGATGCGACCGCTTCGGTCGCCGCTGCCGTGCGTCTGCGCGTTCCCGCGCCGCGGCCGGCCGCTCAGCTTCTGTCCTCGCTTCTTCTCCTTACCGGCCCCTGAGCGCCGGCTGGCCCTTCGTGGCCGGGTACTCAGGGGATGCGCAACCGACCAGGCACCGAACCATCGGCGCCGATGGACGACGGCCGAGAGCCCGTCCCGAGCGCCCGGAACCATCCGAGAGGAAGCCCATGACCGCCGAGAACCGCACCGCCGACGCCGTATCCGCCCCCGCCCGGGACCGGGTCATCATCTTCGACACCACGCTGCGTGACGGCGAGCAGTCGGCCGGCGCCTCGATGACCTACGAGGAGAAGCTGCAGGTCGCCGAACTGCTCGACGCGATGGGCGTCGATATCATCGAGGCCGGCTTCCCGATCGCCTCGATCGGCGACTTCGAGGCGGTCAGCGAGATCGCCCGCAACACCCAGAACGCGGTCATCGCCGGTCTCGCCCGCGCCATCCCGGCCGATATCGCCCGCTGCGGCGAGGCCGTGCGCCACGCCAAACGCCCGCGCATCCACACCTTCGTGTCGACCTCGCCGATCCATCTGAAGTACCAGATGAATAAGTCGCTCGATCAGGTGATCGACATCATCAACGCCACCGTCGCCCAGGCGCGCGGCTTGGTCGAGGATGTCGAGTGGTCGGCGATGGATGCCACCCGCACCCCGATCGACGATCTCTGCCGCTGCGTCGAGGCGGCCATCCGCTGCGGCGCGACCACCATCAACCTGCCCGACACGGTCGGCTATGCCACGCCCGAGGAATACGAGGCGATGTTCCGGCAGGTGATCGAGCGCGTGCCGGGCGCCGACAAGGCGATCTTCTCGGCCCATTGCCACGACGATCTCGGCTTGGCCACCGCCAACTCGCTGGCCGCCCTGCGCGGCGGCGCGCGGCAGATCGAATGCACCGTCAACGGCCTCGGCGAGCGCGCCGGCAATGCGTCGCTGGAGGAGGTCGTCATGGCCATCCGCACCCGCGCCGACCGGCTGCCCTATGTCACCGGCGTCAAGACGCCGATGCTGGTGCAGGCCTCGCGGCTGGTCTCGGCCGTCTCCGGTTTCGCCGTGCAGTACAACAAGGCGATCGTCGGCAAGAACGCCTTCGCGCATGAGAGCGGCATCCACCAGGACGGCATGCTCAAGAACAACGAGACCTACGAGATCATGCGTCCCGAGGATGTCGGCGTGCGCGCGACTAACCTGGTCATGGGCAAGCATTCCGGCCGCCATGCCTTCAAGGAGAAGATGAAGGAGCTCGGTTTCGAACTGGGCGACAACGCCTTCGAGGACGCCTTCCGCCGTTTCAAGGACCTGGCCGACCGCAAAAAGCATGTCTACGACGAAGACATCGAGGCGCTGGTCGAGGACGAGATCTCCAGCGCTGGCGAATCCGTCAAGGTGATGGCGCTGACCGTCATCGCCGGCACCGGCGGGCCGCAGAAGGCGATCATCACGATGGACGTGAACGGCACCCACGTCACCAAGGAGGCCAACGGCACCGGCCCGGTCGACGCCACCTTCAACGCCATCACGTCGATCTGGCCGCACCAGGCCAAGCTGTCGCTCTACCAGGTCCATGCGGTCACCGAGGGCACCGACGCCCAGGCGGAGGTTTCCGTGCGCCTGGAGGAGAACGGCCGCATCGCCACCGGCCGCGGCGCGGATGTCGACACGCTGGTCGCCTCGGCCAAGGCCTATGTGTCGGCCCTCAACAAGTTGACCGTGCGCCGGCAGTCGCCGATCGTCAACGTCGCCGGCGCCGAGCCGATCCGGATCGGCGAGCGGGTCTGAAGGCGCGGGCCGAAGCGATCTGACCGAGCATTCTGAAGGCGAGGGGCGGCCATCGGTCGCCCCTTTTCGCATCGCGACTGGCCCCTGGCACTGGGCGTCGGCGGAAGGGCTTGGTGCGACGAGGGAGATCCGTCAGCGCGCCGGATAGGCACCGCCGCCACCGGGGCGGTCCGGTGGGGCGAGGGCCAGCACGTCGGTGACTTCGGCCGGCTGCGGGCCGGCCGGCTGGCCGCGCTTCGGCATGTGGGCGACGAAGGGCATCAGTTGCAGGCGCGCGATGCCGAGGATGCGGCGCAGTTCGCCGACCGGGTGCGCGTGTTCGTCGGCGCGGATGTCGAGCAGCGGATAGGCCTCGGCGCCGTGGACCCTGAGCGCAGCCGACTGCTTTCCGCGCCGGTCGCCGCCGGCCGCATCGCCCGCCTCCAGCGCACGTATCAGCCGCTCGTCGAGCGGCTCCGCGGCCGAGTACCGGAAGGCCGCCGCCATGGCGTCGATCACCTCCGGTCCCGTCAGCATGTTGCCCTGGACGGCGAAATCCGTGCCGACGATCTGCCCGGCCCAGGGCGTGCAGGCGCTTCCGGTCCAGGCGCTCGCGCGTCCGGCTCCGTCGACCACGCCGATCTGGCGCAGGTCCGCCGCCTCGTCTTCGGCCAGCACCGCCGCGAGGGCGGCTTCGGCTTCCTCGCCATTCGCGAGCCGGTCGAGCACGGCCAGCGCCAGATAGGGATTGACCCAGGACTGGGTCGAGACCGCGCCGGTGGCGGCCATCGTGAACGGGCACATCGACCCGACCGCCGGCACGGCGGTGGCGACCGCGACGCCGAGATGGCCGGTCGCCGCGCAGCGCGCGACGATCGAGAAGGTGTTCAGTTCCATCGCTCGGGTTCCCTCATACCAACGGCCCGGGATGCTGACGCATCGGGCCGTTGAAGCAACGCGAATTTCTCATATGCGACAGAGGCATGAGAAATTCGCGTATCGAATACCGGCGATCACTTTCAATGACCGCCGGTATCACAGGCTCAGATGGCGCGCGATCTCGGCCGCCGCGCCGGGGGCGCCGGCCGAACCGGAATCGACGATCTCGCCGCGATCCATCACCACGAAGCGGTCGGCAACCGCCAGCGCGAAGGGGATATGCTGCTCGACCAGCAGGATGCCGGTCGCGCTGCGGCCGCGCTCGGCGCGCAGCACCCCGCCGAGCCGTTCGATCACCGAGGGCTGCAGGCCTTCCGTGATCTCGTCGACCAGCAGGAGCTTCGGGTCGGCGGCGAGAGAACGAGCCATCAGGAGCATCTTCTGCTCGCCGCCGCTGAGCGTGCCGGCCCGCTGGCGGATGCGTTCGAGCAGGAACGGGAAGGAGCGCTCGACGGCCGCCCGGGCCTTCGGCCAGTTACGGTCGGAGGCGAGCGCGAGGCGGATGTTCTCCTCCACCGACAGGTCCTGGAACAGCGACTTCTCCTGCGCCACATAGGCGACGCCGCGCCGCGCGATCCGATGCGGGGCCTCGCGCGTCACGTCCGCGCCGCCGATCGCGATCCGGCCGGCGAGCTTGGGCAGGTAGCCCATGATGCTCTTCAGGAGCGTCGACTTGCCGGTGCCGTTCTTGCCGAGCACGGCCAGGATCTCGCCGGGCGCGACAGACAGGGCGATGTCCCTGAGGACGACCGCCTCGCCGTAGCCGGCCGAGATCGCGTCGATGTCGAGGGCGGGCGTCATCGGGCGGCCTCCGCGGGGGCGCCGTGATGGCCGGCGCCGGCATAGATCTGCTTGACGGTCTCCGAGCCGACCACCTCCTCGACGGTGCCGTCGAGCACGAGGCGGCCCTGGTGCAGCACGACGACGCGCGAGGAGATTTCGCGGACGAAGTCGAGATCGTGCTCGACCAGCAGGATGCACAGCCGCTCTTGCGTGGCGAGATCGGTCAGGATGCCGCCGATCAGCATCCGCTCGGCCTTGGAGAGGCCGGCGGTCGGCTCGTCGAGCAGCAAGACCTTCGGCTCAAGTGCGAGCACCATGGCGAGTTCGAGCGCCTGCTTCTGGCCGTGCGACAGGAGCCGGGCCGGGGTGGCGAGCCGCTGGTCGAGGCCGGTCGTGGCGACGACGCGTGCGGCCGGGCCGGGCAGGGCGAGTTCGGTCGAGCGCCTGACCAGCGACGGCCGGTCGATGCGCGTGCGGGCGATCTGCAGGCATTCGGCGACCGTCAGGCTGTCGAAGACATTGGCCATCTGGAACTTGCGGCCGATGCCGAGCGCAACGCAGCGCTCCGGCGGCAGCCGGCCGATCGAAACGCCGCCGATCTCGATCGTGCCGCCCGAGCGCTCCGAGCCGTCCGCGATGCAGCGCATCAGCGTGGTCTTGCCGGCGCCGTTCGGGCCGACCAGGCTGACCAGTTCGCCGGCCCGCGCCTCGAAATCGATGCCGCGCAACACCGGCAGGCTGCCGAAATGCTTGGCCACGCCCCGGATGCGGATGGCAGGGCTGTCGTCGGCGGCCGCGGCGGCGGTGCGGCGGGCGGCCGCCACGATGGTGGCCGTTCGGGCCGTCGTGGTGCGGCCGAGCCCTGCCAGGCGGCCGAGCCGCTTCAGCCCGTCGCCGAGGATCGGCAGGAAGCCGCGCGGCAGGGCGACGATGACGGCGACGAAGACGAGGCCGATGATCAGCTTCCAGACGAAGGGATAGTCGCCCGACAGCTGCGCGCTCTCGTAGTCGACCAGCACGGTGCCGATCACCGGGCCGAGCAGGGTGCCGCGGCCGCCGAGCGCGACCCAAATGACCAGTTCGGTGCCGAAGACGAAGCCGACCAGTTCCGGCGCGACGACGGCGGCATAGCCGGCGAAGACATAGCCGGCGATCGCGGCGATCGCGGCCGAGACCAGGAAGGCGAGGCTCTTCAGCCGCGCCGTGCCGATGCCGAGATACTTGCAACGCTGTTCGTTCTCGCGGATCGCGACGATCAGCCTGCCGGCATCGCTCGCCATGACCACCCAGGCGGCCGCCGTCGCCACCGCCAGAAGCGAACCGGCGAGGACGAACCAGGCCTCGATCGAGAGATCGAAGGTCTCGAAGCCGGACAGGCCGCTGCTCGATCCCGTCCAGGTGCCGCCGGAGAAGATCACCTGCGTGGCGACGATCGGCAGCACCAGGGTGATGACCGAGGCATAGAGTTCGCTGGCGCCATGCCAGAAGGCGAGCCAGGCGACGACGGCGGCGACCACAACGGCGATCACGATGCCGGCCACCAGGGCGAGGGCGGCCGTGCCGGGCGAGAAGCCGAGATGCATGAAGACCAGTCCGGCCGCATAGGCGCCGATGCCGAAGAAGGTCGACTGGCCGAAGGTCAGAATGCCGAGATAGCCCCACAGGATGTCGACGGTGAGCGCGACGACCGCATAGAGCAGCGAGCGCACGAGCACGTTCATCGAATAGGTGTCGAGCACCTGGCTCGCGCCCGCGAAGGCGGCGATGGCCAGCGCGGCCATGCCGGCGGCGAGAAGGATGGTGCGGTCAGCCACGGGCGAAGCCTTGCGGACGGGTGCGGAGGATGATCGCCGCCAGGAGCGCGATCGTGATGCCGCCGAGGACGGGGCTGTAGAGGCTCGACACGATCACCTGCGCGCCGCCGAGCACCACGCAGGCGACGGCGAGGCTGGCGAGCGAGGTGCCGGAGACCAGGACCAGCATGAAGGCGTTGACGAGCCAGGGCACGCCCATGTTCGGATCGACGCTCGACAGTGGCGTGATCAGCGCGCCGGCGACTGCCGCGAGCGCCGAGCCGAGCGCGAAGGTGACGAAGCGAACCCAGGTCGAATCGATGCCGAGGCCGCGCGCCAGGTCCTCGTTCATGATCACCGCGCGCGTGGCCAGCCCGAGTCGGGTGCCGTTGAGAAGCAGCGCGATGGCGAGGCCGAGCAGGATCGCGATCGGCACCATG contains the following coding sequences:
- a CDS encoding dTDP-4-dehydrorhamnose 3,5-epimerase family protein, producing MALEFVQDAPRPIGRSARVTEGVSIDGVVIERLEPNADGRGRLIELITTRDGLAEPIVHVYQVVAEAGSRRGWVYHKWQFDRLAFTLGRFEIHLVDIRDGSPTRGARMVIEAGEANPIRLRIPPHVAHAVINTGPTTCFINMPTQVYDPDNPDKFRYSGDLDDLATVPAA
- a CDS encoding branched-chain amino acid ABC transporter permease, encoding MTALLLDVVTTAAILFAVASGLLLVFGVMKIINFAHGGLITLGGYAALITTQLGLNPWFGIPMAALFGAVAGTLIERIVVRPLYARPLDAILATWGLGIIIGQTIVLVFGREVQFAAAPVNGTIDLLGETYSLYRIVMVPIAILLGLAIALLLNGTRLGLATRAVIMNEDLARGLGIDSTWVRFVTFALGSALAAVAGALITPLSSVDPNMGVPWLVNAFMLVLVSGTSLASLAVACVVLGGAQVIVSSLYSPVLGGITIALLAAIILRTRPQGFARG
- a CDS encoding ABC transporter ATP-binding protein — its product is MTPALDIDAISAGYGEAVVLRDIALSVAPGEILAVLGKNGTGKSTLLKSIMGYLPKLAGRIAIGGADVTREAPHRIARRGVAYVAQEKSLFQDLSVEENIRLALASDRNWPKARAAVERSFPFLLERIRQRAGTLSGGEQKMLLMARSLAADPKLLLVDEITEGLQPSVIERLGGVLRAERGRSATGILLVEQHIPFALAVADRFVVMDRGEIVDSGSAGAPGAAAEIARHLSL
- a CDS encoding DUF1028 domain-containing protein, whose product is MELNTFSIVARCAATGHLGVAVATAVPAVGSMCPFTMAATGAVSTQSWVNPYLALAVLDRLANGEEAEAALAAVLAEDEAADLRQIGVVDGAGRASAWTGSACTPWAGQIVGTDFAVQGNMLTGPEVIDAMAAAFRYSAAEPLDERLIRALEAGDAAGGDRRGKQSAALRVHGAEAYPLLDIRADEHAHPVGELRRILGIARLQLMPFVAHMPKRGQPAGPQPAEVTDVLALAPPDRPGGGGAYPAR
- a CDS encoding 2-isopropylmalate synthase, whose translation is MTAENRTADAVSAPARDRVIIFDTTLRDGEQSAGASMTYEEKLQVAELLDAMGVDIIEAGFPIASIGDFEAVSEIARNTQNAVIAGLARAIPADIARCGEAVRHAKRPRIHTFVSTSPIHLKYQMNKSLDQVIDIINATVAQARGLVEDVEWSAMDATRTPIDDLCRCVEAAIRCGATTINLPDTVGYATPEEYEAMFRQVIERVPGADKAIFSAHCHDDLGLATANSLAALRGGARQIECTVNGLGERAGNASLEEVVMAIRTRADRLPYVTGVKTPMLVQASRLVSAVSGFAVQYNKAIVGKNAFAHESGIHQDGMLKNNETYEIMRPEDVGVRATNLVMGKHSGRHAFKEKMKELGFELGDNAFEDAFRRFKDLADRKKHVYDEDIEALVEDEISSAGESVKVMALTVIAGTGGPQKAIITMDVNGTHVTKEANGTGPVDATFNAITSIWPHQAKLSLYQVHAVTEGTDAQAEVSVRLEENGRIATGRGADVDTLVASAKAYVSALNKLTVRRQSPIVNVAGAEPIRIGERV
- a CDS encoding branched-chain amino acid ABC transporter ATP-binding protein/permease; translation: MAALAIAAFAGASQVLDTYSMNVLVRSLLYAVVALTVDILWGYLGILTFGQSTFFGIGAYAAGLVFMHLGFSPGTAALALVAGIVIAVVVAAVVAWLAFWHGASELYASVITLVLPIVATQVIFSGGTWTGSSSGLSGFETFDLSIEAWFVLAGSLLAVATAAAWVVMASDAGRLIVAIRENEQRCKYLGIGTARLKSLAFLVSAAIAAIAGYVFAGYAAVVAPELVGFVFGTELVIWVALGGRGTLLGPVIGTVLVDYESAQLSGDYPFVWKLIIGLVFVAVIVALPRGFLPILGDGLKRLGRLAGLGRTTTARTATIVAAARRTAAAAADDSPAIRIRGVAKHFGSLPVLRGIDFEARAGELVSLVGPNGAGKTTLMRCIADGSERSGGTIEIGGVSIGRLPPERCVALGIGRKFQMANVFDSLTVAECLQIARTRIDRPSLVRRSTELALPGPAARVVATTGLDQRLATPARLLSHGQKQALELAMVLALEPKVLLLDEPTAGLSKAERMLIGGILTDLATQERLCILLVEHDLDFVREISSRVVVLHQGRLVLDGTVEEVVGSETVKQIYAGAGHHGAPAEAAR